One stretch of Podospora bellae-mahoneyi strain CBS 112042 chromosome 2, whole genome shotgun sequence DNA includes these proteins:
- a CDS encoding hypothetical protein (BUSCO:EOG09261JCQ; COG:S; EggNog:ENOG503NVI9): protein MLSSRASLAATRRLVPTMSFAQQAGWTCAQCRNSIPTLRKGVPSLLRANGPTTRRYGSKTGDNGGRQDHNYGGRSRARRSAVLAATGGGVAAAAATVGGSLLAFGDDIKNSYEAMERTGRVAAALVLCINDYYTTLGRRDKVEKPEEKETLLKACHQRCADRTLKVLEQSGGIFIKLGQHLSAMNYLLPPEWTTTFIPLQDRCPVSSFESIQAMFKADTGQDLLDYFSEFSPEPIGAASLAQVHMATIRETGQRVAVKVQHPSLKKWAKLDMNLTSFTFSTLKRFFPEYDLEWLSSEVEVSLPQELNFECEAENSKRTKEYFGSLSQPLPLVIPDVLWAKKRILVMACETGKRLDDLDYMDSQGIDRDEVSATLARIFNEMIFGEGAPLHCDPHGGNIAIRKNDTRRRGPNFDIVLYDHGLYRDIPQDLRRSYAKMWLAVIDGDMEGMKKYVNEVAGIGEDKFPLFASAITGRDFMIVSDTNEGGVMKPKEASEQKTMSTALQEGLLADLVQMLGQVPRIILLILKTNDLTRSLDESLHTKQGPVRQFLILARYCMRTVFYEQLEEIKKRGSLYWPPNAIRVFAAWLGFLRVELKLEAFELWLSAKRLLGYKNLGLEAAA, encoded by the exons ATGTTATCCTCGAGAGCCTCTCTCGCCGCCACGAGGCGTCTAGTTCCCACTATGAGTTTCGCTCAACAAGCCGGTTGGACATGCGCCCAGTGTCGCAACTCGATTCCAACACTTCGAAAAGGGGTTCCGAGCCTACTTCGCGCGAATGGCCCGACAACGAGACGATATGGCAGTAAGACTGGCGACAACGGAGGGCGCCAGGACCATAACTATGGTGGCAGATCGAGAGCCAGGAGGTCAGCTGTGCTGGCCGCAACAGGAGGTGgtgtcgccgccgccgccgctacGGTTGGTGGAAGTTTACTTGCCTTCGGGGACGATATCAAGAACTCATATGAAGCGATGGAGAGAACGGGCAGGGTGGCTGCTGCACTGGTACTCTGCATCAACGACTActacaccaccctcggccGGCGGGATAAGGTGGAGAAGccagaagaaaaggaaactCTGCTCAAAGCCTGCCACCAGAGATGTGCCGACAGGACACTAAAGGTTCTAGAGCAGAGTGGTGGCATCTTCATCAAGTTGGGACAGCATCTG AGCGCAATGAACTATCTCCTCCCACCCGAATGGACCACGACGttcatccccctccaagaTAGATGCCCCGTTTCCTCGTTCGAATCGATCCAAGCCATGTTCAAAGCCGATACCGGACAAGACCTTTTGGATTACTTTTCCGAGTTCTCCCCCGAGCCGATAGGTGCCGCCTCTCTTGCGCAGGTCCATATGGCTACGATCAGGGAAACTGGTCAAAGGGTCGCCGTCAAAGTACAGCACCCATCCCTTAAGAAATGGGCCAAACTCGACATGAACCTCACTTCGTTTACCTTTTCCACATTGAAGCGCTTCTTTCCTGAATATGACCTCGAGTGGCTATCCTCCGAAGTAGAGGTTTCATTACCGCAAGAACTCAATTTCGAATGCGAGGCTGAGAACTCGAAACGGACAAAGGAGTACTTTGGGAGTCTGTCACAGCCTTTGCCGCTGGTGATCCCGGATGTGCTCTGGGCAAAGAAGCGCATTTTGGTTATGGCATGCGAAACGGGCAAGAGACTGGATGATTTGGACTACATGGACTCGCAAGGGATCGACAGAGACGAGGTATCTGCCACCTTGGCGAGGATATTCAACGAGATGATTTTTGGTGAGGGGGCCCCGCTCCACTGCGATCCTCACGGAGGCAACATCGCCATTCGAAAGAACGACACTAGAAGAAGAGGGCCGAACTTTGATATTGTGCTTTATGACCACGGGCTGTATAGAGATATCCCCCaggatttgaggaggagctaCGCCAAGATGTGGCTGGCAGTGATTGATGGGGATATGGAAGGGATGAAGAAGTATGTCAACGAGGTGGCGGGCATTGGGGAGGACAAGTTCCCTCTGTTTGCCTCGGCCATCACTGGGAGGGACTTTATGATTGTGAGCGACACCAATGAGGGTGGTGTGATGAAGCCGAAGGAGGCGAGCGAGCAAAAGACCATGAGCACTGCGTTGCAAGAGGGTTTGCTGGCGGATTTGGTGCAGATGTTGGGACAAGTGCCGAGAATTATCCTGTTGATTCTGAAGACGAACGACTTGACGAGGAGTCTGGATGAGAGTTTGCATACAAAGCAGGGGCCGGTCAGACAGTTCCTGATTCTGGCCAGGTATTGCATGCGGACGGTGTTTTACGAGCAGCTGgaagagatcaagaagagagggagTCTGTACTGGCCACCGAATGCCATCAGGGTGTTTGCCGCCTGGCTGGGATTCTTGAGGGTAGAGTTGAAGCTTGAGGCGTTTGAACTTTGGTTGAGTGCGAAGCGGTTGCTGGGATACAAGAACTTGGGGTTAGAGGCGGCTGCATGA
- a CDS encoding hypothetical protein (EggNog:ENOG503Q4US; COG:S), whose amino-acid sequence MLSSIKWPFLSSSSSEEKKHTPHPHIQPHKPIQIKYVSLPVDIPPSFLSLTPDPALVPDAKPITFHPLDWTSTAIPENKGKLAFILENVLSPSECGQLIEYAEESVPLNSPTAASGANNGPWSPALVNMGAGFELYEPSYRRSDRIIWDTKEVADRIWERCLSVEGLRREIEVIQGQERIKKVTGRGEWYGDGGRGRWVMRRMNERLRFLRYEKGGFFQPHCDSPYYASMDKEQFVKTLLTVHIYLNDCKATAEDPDSTELVGGATTLFSSDEKRRYDVECKAGRVLVFQHNAVLHSGDEVKQGVKFSVRSDVLYEQVLAEEEQEEAEEEAEEEAEEEAEEEEEEGEGSK is encoded by the exons AtgctctcctccatcaaatggcccttcctctcctcctcctcctccgaggAAAAGAAACACACACCCCACCCTCACATCCAACCCCACAAGCCCATCCAAATCAAATAcgtctccctccccgtcgacatccccccctctttcctctccctcacccccgacCCGGCCCTCGTCCCAGACGCAAAACCAAtcaccttccaccccctAGACTGGACCTCAACCGCCATCCCCGAAAACAAGGGGAAGCTAGCCTTCATCCTCGAAAACGTCCTCTCCCCTTCGGAGTGTGGCCAACTGATCGAGTACGCAGAGGAATCAGTACCGCTGAATAGCCCGACCGCCGCCTCTGGCGCAAACAACGGACCCTGGAGCCCGGCGCTGGTGAATATGGGCGCAGGATTCGAACTTTATGAGCCGAGCTACAGGCGGAGCGACAGGATCATTTGGGATACAAAAGAAGTCGCGGACAGGATTTGGGAGCGGTGTTTGagtgtggaggggttgaggagggagattgagGTTATACAGGGGCAGGAGAGGATCAAGAAGGTGACGGGGCGGGGGGAGTGGTacggggatggggggagggggaggtgggtgatgaggaggatgaatgAGCGGCTTAGGTTTCTGAGGTATGAGAAGGGGGGCTTTTTCCAGC CGCATTGTGACAGTCCGTATTATGCTTCGATGGATAAGGAGCAGTTTGTCAAGACGTTGCTTACGGTGCATATTTACTTGAACGATTGCAAGGCTACGGCCGAGGACCCGGACAGTACTGAGTTGGTGGGCGGGGCGACGACGCTGTTTAGCTCggatgagaagaggaggtaCGATGTCGAGTgcaaggcggggagggtgttggtctTTCAGCACAACGCCGTGTTGCACTCGGGAGATGAGGTGAAGCAGGGGGTCAAGTTTAGTGTGAGGAGTGATGTTTTGTATGAGCAGgttttggcggaggaggagcaggaggaggcagaggaggaggcagaggaggaggcagaggaggaggcagaggaggaggaggaggagggtgagggttcAAAGTAA
- a CDS encoding hypothetical protein (EggNog:ENOG503PHFX; COG:S) produces MPPPDFTSPLTFKTFNTIPSTAASPSPPSETYYLLAEIKENLSLTRPTLICSDLSSTSFALTWSDLHASPHASDVDFKALGLKKGNCVLLPNAKRTDSSDEVKQGKVVIPGGKDEWQGKSGLRVIPGKLEKVVEVGQDWEFVIEEGEGKCGSCGKEGREEELAKCTGCRGVGYCSKECQVKGWTEGGHKSTCKIIKTFKEIWP; encoded by the exons ATGCCACCCCCAGATTTCACCTCTCCCCTCACCTTCAAaaccttcaacaccatcccctccaccgccgcatccccatcacccccctcagAAACATACTACCTCCTCGCGGAGATAAAAGaaaacctctccctcacccgcccAACCCTAATCTGCTCggacctctcctccacctccttcgcccTGACTTGGTCCGACCTCCACGCCTCTCCCCACGCCTCCGACGTTGACTTCAAGGCCCTAGGTCTCAAAAAGGGAAATTGTGTCCTCTTGCCAAATGCCAAAAGAACTGACTCCTCAGATGAGGTGAAGCAAGGCAAGGTTGTGATCCCCGGGGGCAAGGATGAGTGGCAAGGAAAGTCCGGGCTGAGGGTGATACCAGGCAAGCTggaaaaggtggtggaggtggggcAGGATTGGGAGTTTgtgattgaggagggggaggggaagtgtGGGAGTTGTGgcaaggaagggagggaggaggagctggccaagTGTACGGGGTGTAGGGGGGTGGGGTATTGTTCCAAG GAGTGTCAAGTTAAAGGCTGGACAGAAGGTGGCCACAAGAGTACCTGCAAGATTATCAAGACCTTCAAGGAGATATGGCCCTGA